The window ATGAAGCCTTAAAGCGCGTGGCGGAATTATTGGGTATGAGCGGCGGCACACGCAGTCCCGCCCTTACCCTGCCAGCCCGTGAAACCGCACCGCCGACCGTACAGACGGACGAAAACCAACGGCAAAGGCTGCTGGAATGTTGGAACGGCTGCCAATCGTGGCAGAGCGGCGGCGTGATTGCCGCGTATTTGAGCGGGCGCGGTATTCCCGAAGCGGGCAACCTGCCTTTTCAAGATGACGGGCTGCGTTTTCACAGCAGCTTGGCTTATTGGCATCAGGGCGCGTGTTTGGGGCGTTTTCCTGCGATGGTGGGCGCGTTCCGCCACGCAGACGGCACGTTTGCGGGTTTGCACTTAACCTATCTGATGCAGCAGGGCGGCAAGGTGTTTAAGGCGGTATTGAAAGACCCGAAAACGGGGGAGCGTTTGGACGCGAAAAAACACCGTTCCATTCACGCGGGGGCATTGAGCGGGGCAGCCGTGCCTTTATTCGGACTGCCTGAAAACGGCTGTTTGGCGGTATGTGAGGGCATTGAAACGGCGGCGGCGGCGCATTGCGTGAGCGGCTTGAGCGTGTGGGCGTGCGGGGCGGCAAACCGTATTGCCGCATTTGCCCTGCCTGAAGCGGTGCGCCGTTTGGTGGTAATTGCCGACAACGACCGCAACCAAACGGGCATTAACGCGGCGTATCAGCTGCAAAGGCGTTATTACAAAGCCTTAAACGGCAATATTGACGTTTGGCAGCCTGATGAAGCCGATTGCGATGTATTGGATATTTTGGCACAGGAAACACAAGGGAAGTAACAGCATGGAAAAAGTAATCAAACTGAATACACAAAACCGTTCTTTAAAGCGTTTGGCAAAGCTGGCAGATGAAAAGGGGCAGGGCAGCGATTTAAAGCCACATTTCATCACAGACGAAACGGGCGTATGGTTTCAGGCGGTGGGGCATGATAAGGACGGTACGCCCTTTCTCAAGCCTTTGGTGCGCGTGTGCGATGCGTTTAAAGTGATTGGGCGCGGGCAGAGCGCAGATGAGCGGGAATACCGCATTTTGGAATACCGCCGCAACGGGCGCGGGGCAATGAAGCAAGTGGCGTTTGCGATGGAAAACGTGGGGCGTAACGATGGCTTGAGCCTGCTGCGCAGTATGGGGATTTCCATTAAGGAAAAACACAAAAGCGAATTGTGGGATTATATCCAATGGGGCGGCGACAGCACCGAATGGGAAATCGTATCACGCGGCGGCTGGACGGATAAAAGCTGTACCGCCTATGTGCTGCCGAGCGGGGAAGTGATTGGCAATCCCGATAAAAACATTATCTATACGGGCGACACCAGCAAGCGTGAATCTTTTGAAGTTTCGGGCAGCCTGAAAGACTGGCAAGAACACGTTGCCCGCTATTTGGCAGGCAATTCACGCCCCCTGCTGGCGTTGGGAACGGTGTTTGCCGCGCCGTTTTTGGGGATTTTGCGCGATGAAAACGGCGGTTTTCACTTTTACGGCAGCAGTTCCATTGGCAAAAGCCTGTTGGGTATGGCGGCGATGTCGGCGATGGGCGAGCCTGCGGGCTTAAAAGTGCAATGGAAAGGCACAAGTTTGGGCTTTGACAATGAAGCCGCCGCCAATAATGACGGCATTGTTTTTCTTGATGAAATTGGCGAAGCAGAGCAAAAAACCGTGAAAGATGTCGGCTATTCGGTGTTTAACGGCGTTTCCAAGCTGCAAGGCGCAAAACAAGGCGGCAACCGCACACGGATTACATGGCGGATTTTGGCGATTTCTACAGGGGAATTTGATGCCGCGCATTATCTGAAACAAGACGGCTTGGAGTGGAACGCAGGGCAAGCCGTGCGCCTGCCCGCCATTCCTGCCGATGCGGGCAAAGGTTACGGCGTGTTTGACACCCTGCACGGTTTTGGTACGTCCGCAGAATTGGCATTGCATTTGGGCACAGCCAGCAAACGGTTTTACGGAGCGGCGTGGCGGCAATACCTGACCGAATTAGCCCAGCGCATGAATAGCGAGCCTGAAAAACTGATTGGGCGCATTCATGCCCTGCAAGCCGAATTTGCCGCCATGCTGCCGCCGAAACTGGACAGCCAGCCCGCACGCGCTGCCAAACGCTTCACGCTGGCGGCTGCCGCTTTGGAGCTGGCAGGCGAGTGGGGAATTACAGGTTTTGCCAAAGGCACGGGATTTGCGGGCGTACACGCCTGTTTTCAGGCATGGTATGAACGCGATGGCAAAAGCAACCGTGAAGAAGCGCAAATCATTAAAAA is drawn from Conchiformibius steedae and contains these coding sequences:
- a CDS encoding DUF7146 domain-containing protein; translated protein: MKTMYTLADVKAAANGNWEAILSALGVPQHLLNKNKHQPCPACGGKNRFRFTDNGGRGWFICNQCNQKGGSGFDLLMLVFGCTFDEALKRVAELLGMSGGTRSPALTLPARETAPPTVQTDENQRQRLLECWNGCQSWQSGGVIAAYLSGRGIPEAGNLPFQDDGLRFHSSLAYWHQGACLGRFPAMVGAFRHADGTFAGLHLTYLMQQGGKVFKAVLKDPKTGERLDAKKHRSIHAGALSGAAVPLFGLPENGCLAVCEGIETAAAAHCVSGLSVWACGAANRIAAFALPEAVRRLVVIADNDRNQTGINAAYQLQRRYYKALNGNIDVWQPDEADCDVLDILAQETQGK
- a CDS encoding DUF927 domain-containing protein, producing MEKVIKLNTQNRSLKRLAKLADEKGQGSDLKPHFITDETGVWFQAVGHDKDGTPFLKPLVRVCDAFKVIGRGQSADEREYRILEYRRNGRGAMKQVAFAMENVGRNDGLSLLRSMGISIKEKHKSELWDYIQWGGDSTEWEIVSRGGWTDKSCTAYVLPSGEVIGNPDKNIIYTGDTSKRESFEVSGSLKDWQEHVARYLAGNSRPLLALGTVFAAPFLGILRDENGGFHFYGSSSIGKSLLGMAAMSAMGEPAGLKVQWKGTSLGFDNEAAANNDGIVFLDEIGEAEQKTVKDVGYSVFNGVSKLQGAKQGGNRTRITWRILAISTGEFDAAHYLKQDGLEWNAGQAVRLPAIPADAGKGYGVFDTLHGFGTSAELALHLGTASKRFYGAAWRQYLTELAQRMNSEPEKLIGRIHALQAEFAAMLPPKLDSQPARAAKRFTLAAAALELAGEWGITGFAKGTGFAGVHACFQAWYERDGKSNREEAQIIKNAKDFLQVHGRGERFTRLIQSSYDVMPATGRNHAGFRIETAGNDAMPRFYINDSVFEQEICNGFDTKFVCDVLKNCGWLLREANNRQKFKLPPKMCDALRLPNSTRMYCLHGFAPPEKDEKAD